In Edaphobacter paludis, a single window of DNA contains:
- a CDS encoding substrate-binding domain-containing protein, with product MKLSSFNLGHPCICFRSSLTSLAMLSLLFSVGCHNRKSVTIAVIPRTSGSLLWEPEHRGAQDASEGFGAQIYWNAPTREDDIAGQIALIEHVVAGNYQGLVLTPNQSLALITPVRRALARGLPIVIVSSSIPVPAGDKLSYILNDEEEGGRIAARRVAQLLHGRGTIAILGINPDIAGIMVRAQSFEHFLAQNNPEIHIVETHTGSFNVPHEQEVAEEALDAHPDLDAIVTLMWPSARGAMSTIDNNPEKFKAKVISFDPEDLSFTSPSLDSVVVQNTRKMGNLAVKLIHARLSGKSAPALITLEPILVTRANANSEAVRHMTTMDWNPGWNLSHTP from the coding sequence ATGAAACTTTCTTCCTTCAACCTTGGTCATCCATGCATCTGCTTCCGCTCCAGCTTGACTTCGTTGGCTATGCTTTCACTCTTGTTTTCTGTCGGTTGTCATAACCGGAAGTCAGTAACCATCGCCGTAATTCCACGCACTTCTGGAAGTCTGCTGTGGGAACCCGAACATCGCGGCGCTCAGGATGCGTCTGAAGGCTTCGGCGCGCAAATCTACTGGAATGCGCCCACGCGCGAAGATGACATAGCAGGGCAGATTGCGCTCATCGAACATGTAGTTGCCGGAAACTATCAGGGTTTGGTGCTTACCCCCAACCAGTCGCTGGCCCTGATTACACCGGTTCGACGCGCTTTGGCGCGGGGACTCCCTATTGTGATTGTCAGCTCCTCTATCCCTGTTCCTGCGGGAGACAAGCTCTCTTACATCTTGAACGACGAGGAAGAAGGAGGCCGCATTGCAGCGCGACGAGTTGCGCAACTGCTGCATGGCCGGGGCACGATTGCCATCCTTGGCATCAATCCAGATATAGCAGGAATCATGGTGCGTGCTCAGAGCTTCGAGCATTTCCTGGCTCAAAACAATCCAGAGATACATATAGTCGAAACGCATACGGGATCTTTCAATGTGCCGCACGAGCAGGAGGTAGCGGAAGAGGCGCTCGATGCCCATCCAGATCTGGATGCGATCGTCACCCTGATGTGGCCGTCGGCGCGCGGAGCCATGTCGACTATCGACAACAATCCGGAAAAGTTCAAAGCGAAGGTCATCAGTTTTGATCCAGAGGACCTTTCGTTCACTTCGCCAAGTCTGGATTCTGTTGTCGTGCAGAATACTCGTAAGATGGGCAATCTTGCAGTAAAGCTCATCCACGCGAGACTCAGTGGAAAATCCGCGCCAGCCCTTATTACTCTGGAGCCGATCCTGGTTACGCGTGCCAACGCTAACAGTGAAGCAGTACGCCATATGACCACGATGGATTGGAACCCTGGCTGGAACTTGAGTCATACGCCATGA
- a CDS encoding Ig-like domain repeat protein → MKNFLLFILLFLTPLAYAKKITGLALNYQAATLQTGSSFQFSATCTYADDSTDDCSAAGGVTWSTSRTSALTVSNTGLATWVTGPAAGVYDYGYVIVTAGTLNDRATVYGQHIGDTWYQYPTPDYRNYSTLNVVIGSTVTIGSGVEVNRTDTSVTGEPFQNSCNWSSSDPTKATVDRHGQVTALAAGIVTITCGREGNGVFGDSSMNGWQAPGNIITLNVVTGGTGNQTWYVRPDGGSIYNASTSPAGLCDGQSNLPAIGAKAHHCAVDNLRDLWADGVNPYQEQWVISGGDTVIVAPTAAGVGYNMNLDAASPYQNTNPGPSFTPINCNGDPNCTMPPIPSGTAGNHTKILGANYANCHSDSAKTQLNVSYAGFAGINVADSQFVDVACFEITDKAQCAVDGVFNNACNNDGSNWGKYGISSTALASQVNFSDIFIHGVAQEAWIGATGVGVVLDHVHIKGVPFGGIDMDDAPWGSSNISVAGGLTMNYSTTEFVGCVEEYPVVHNYPYIECRDQNTGAYGDGLGTGSTVGAWSFDHDLWFANFQDGLDLLHSGMQTLSVTNSQSIANDGQSYKIGSADTVVFRNNLSIVNCARIGSVFGDEPASAIVPGVNLCRAAGDGLVFHFTDLGSYTVQSNTFIGYNATPFDLICEDAWDFCSGASSVFQDNVVLGYTNPAYNQGIAPGLFYTETGHGQVYPANYGWSVRDHNLYYGIRPEWCPLPLQIGETCNTASPSFTGQPSSPISADSQLDNFDFTPSTSSPLVGKGLTIPGLLTDIFGLPRSHPPSIGAVDASDGTNGPAPNASQVALAVNPNTINVSQVVVMTATTTAVDGVVPTGTISFLNGSSPLGTATLDTSGVATLSLSSLAAGTYAVTASYSGDTSYAAAVSSAVALTVNSSTTPPPITTTPPPVTTTPPPVTTTPPPITTTPPPVTATPADLSIQIGQPTYGFNVIPGSTRRIFATVTNGTTNQVVWSVKSGSAQISSTSGSWIDVTAPTAGSSCSYTGTSASYGVKSATEFTIEAASADDKTKTTSATFNVCKPAVEVSVVPFYRALYSNQPADVQSLVLGSTNQNVHWAITSQPSGGDGKLTDSTSRDTLFTGTVPGRYQLTATSVANTGVSATAIMYVTGHEIPYRVTPNQTEPVDCTVDPSMLGTVYEVGPSQAFKTIASVPFSTMAPGSTVRLHNEDTTGLHPTVYHEYLEISQPATAAQPFRMCGVPDAIGDLPIIDGANATGQPGTSNDPTGYGLLTIHNSNSFAYWPKFVAAQYVVIEGIQFRNAKPGYSYGSKQKWQNSAACIHIREVQNAAFVGNDIGNCGNGVLSDFNSNGGWGSSDLNILWEGNHIHNSGISGSNLDHQMYLQSWGNIVQLNRIDNYTKGALGANIKSRGLQDIFRYNYLGDGAQREMDLVDVKDAPAYMSFAGFLSGGANSFHALYRNDSYPANQIAAEQEAWNSHYVYGNIYENSTSAAPIHFSMDTSGGELARKGSLYWYNNTFYEKGCSNCSANLWTLFDTTGGNSTYYPQAEFPTVQAYNNIIWMDSTTNPDFEWNNYSAFIGMGGGNTLPSNWGSDLMTGGAGSGWNNTSTTDAYQNSQLLDLHVTGFDTSDIATTGSIPFDQNSWALANQIAVTQSVPSAVCEMPTRFAYLPNLGYAVPRLSTPNVGATDTVAETAALINQTSGSGQYNTSNCH, encoded by the coding sequence ATGAAAAATTTTCTTCTTTTTATCCTCCTATTTTTGACACCCCTTGCTTATGCGAAAAAAATCACAGGTCTTGCGCTGAACTATCAAGCCGCAACATTGCAGACTGGTAGTAGCTTCCAGTTTTCCGCGACCTGCACATACGCTGATGATTCGACAGATGACTGCAGTGCGGCAGGCGGCGTCACATGGAGTACAAGCAGAACCTCAGCACTCACGGTTAGCAATACTGGTCTTGCGACCTGGGTTACTGGTCCGGCCGCAGGCGTGTACGACTATGGTTATGTGATCGTCACCGCGGGCACGTTGAACGATCGTGCGACTGTCTATGGACAGCATATCGGCGATACCTGGTATCAATATCCAACACCGGACTATCGTAATTACTCCACCCTTAATGTTGTGATCGGGTCCACGGTTACCATTGGTTCGGGTGTTGAAGTCAACCGTACGGATACCAGTGTCACAGGGGAGCCCTTTCAGAATTCATGTAACTGGTCAAGCTCGGATCCGACAAAAGCCACGGTCGACCGGCACGGGCAGGTGACGGCTCTGGCTGCAGGGATCGTGACAATCACTTGCGGAAGAGAAGGGAATGGAGTCTTCGGCGACAGTTCGATGAATGGCTGGCAGGCGCCAGGAAATATTATTACGCTGAATGTAGTTACCGGTGGAACGGGAAATCAAACTTGGTATGTGCGGCCGGATGGCGGCTCTATTTATAACGCCTCCACCAGTCCTGCCGGGTTGTGCGATGGACAGTCAAATCTACCAGCAATAGGAGCTAAGGCACATCATTGCGCAGTCGACAATCTGCGCGACCTCTGGGCGGATGGTGTGAACCCCTATCAGGAGCAATGGGTCATATCTGGAGGGGACACCGTTATTGTGGCGCCCACTGCCGCTGGAGTTGGGTACAACATGAACCTCGACGCGGCCAGCCCATACCAGAACACAAACCCGGGACCGTCCTTCACGCCTATCAACTGTAATGGTGACCCAAATTGCACGATGCCTCCGATTCCTTCTGGAACAGCAGGCAACCATACGAAAATTCTCGGAGCTAACTACGCTAATTGCCATTCCGATTCGGCGAAAACGCAGCTGAACGTATCGTATGCTGGGTTTGCGGGAATCAATGTGGCTGATTCTCAATTTGTAGATGTCGCTTGTTTTGAAATAACAGATAAAGCACAGTGCGCTGTCGACGGCGTTTTCAACAATGCCTGCAACAACGACGGTAGCAACTGGGGAAAGTACGGAATCAGCTCCACCGCCTTAGCCAGTCAAGTAAATTTTAGCGATATCTTTATTCATGGCGTCGCCCAGGAGGCATGGATAGGCGCGACCGGTGTTGGCGTTGTTCTGGACCACGTCCATATCAAGGGTGTTCCTTTTGGAGGGATTGATATGGATGATGCCCCTTGGGGGTCGTCGAACATATCAGTAGCTGGTGGCCTGACGATGAACTATTCGACCACCGAATTTGTAGGATGCGTAGAAGAATATCCGGTAGTTCATAACTATCCTTACATCGAGTGCCGCGACCAAAACACGGGCGCTTATGGTGACGGATTAGGTACTGGCAGCACGGTAGGCGCCTGGAGTTTTGACCACGATCTATGGTTTGCAAATTTCCAGGATGGCCTGGACCTTCTTCATTCAGGAATGCAAACGCTTAGCGTTACAAACTCACAAAGCATAGCGAACGATGGGCAATCCTATAAGATCGGTTCCGCCGATACAGTCGTGTTCAGAAACAACCTCTCCATAGTAAATTGTGCCCGTATAGGCTCTGTGTTTGGTGATGAGCCGGCAAGTGCGATCGTCCCCGGAGTAAATCTCTGTCGAGCGGCAGGCGATGGATTGGTATTTCACTTCACGGATCTCGGATCATATACAGTTCAGAGCAATACCTTCATCGGATATAACGCAACTCCATTCGACCTTATTTGCGAGGATGCGTGGGACTTTTGCTCTGGAGCTAGCTCCGTGTTCCAGGATAATGTCGTACTAGGCTACACAAACCCTGCTTACAATCAAGGAATTGCGCCAGGGCTGTTTTACACGGAAACTGGGCATGGACAGGTATATCCGGCAAACTATGGATGGTCGGTTCGAGATCATAATCTCTACTACGGAATTCGTCCTGAATGGTGCCCACTTCCGTTGCAGATTGGCGAGACCTGCAATACTGCAAGCCCCTCATTTACAGGACAGCCCAGCTCGCCCATATCGGCAGATTCGCAACTGGATAATTTCGACTTCACGCCGTCAACGTCCAGTCCGCTGGTCGGTAAGGGACTGACTATTCCTGGTTTACTCACCGATATTTTCGGCCTTCCCCGTTCACACCCCCCATCCATTGGTGCTGTAGATGCAAGCGATGGAACAAATGGGCCCGCACCGAATGCGTCACAGGTAGCGTTAGCCGTCAACCCCAACACCATAAATGTGAGCCAGGTAGTTGTGATGACCGCGACAACGACTGCGGTTGATGGTGTAGTTCCCACTGGTACCATTTCATTTTTGAACGGATCATCTCCTCTTGGAACTGCTACCCTCGATACCTCCGGTGTAGCCACTCTCTCACTCTCGTCGCTTGCAGCAGGCACGTATGCTGTGACCGCCTCATACTCTGGAGATACGAGTTATGCCGCTGCGGTATCGAGTGCGGTAGCCTTAACAGTTAATTCGTCAACGACACCTCCTCCTATAACGACGACACCTCCTCCTGTAACAACCACTCCTCCTCCTGTAACAACCACTCCTCCACCCATAACAACGACACCTCCCCCAGTAACTGCCACGCCCGCAGACCTCTCAATCCAAATCGGCCAACCCACCTATGGATTCAATGTTATTCCGGGTTCAACTCGTCGTATCTTTGCTACAGTTACGAATGGAACAACGAACCAAGTCGTCTGGTCGGTCAAATCGGGTTCAGCGCAGATCTCTTCAACGTCTGGGTCATGGATCGATGTAACCGCTCCGACGGCAGGATCTTCCTGTTCCTATACGGGAACCAGCGCCAGTTATGGCGTTAAGTCCGCGACCGAGTTCACCATTGAAGCTGCTTCAGCGGATGACAAAACTAAGACGACATCAGCTACTTTCAATGTATGCAAGCCTGCCGTAGAAGTTTCCGTTGTTCCGTTCTATCGTGCACTCTATTCGAACCAGCCGGCCGACGTGCAGAGTCTCGTGCTCGGTTCCACGAACCAAAACGTTCACTGGGCAATTACGTCGCAGCCCAGCGGGGGAGACGGTAAACTCACCGATTCAACTTCTCGCGATACTCTCTTTACAGGGACTGTTCCAGGACGCTATCAACTTACGGCGACAAGCGTAGCAAACACTGGAGTAAGTGCGACCGCGATCATGTATGTGACTGGTCATGAAATACCGTATCGCGTCACTCCTAATCAAACCGAGCCAGTAGATTGCACCGTAGATCCATCAATGCTGGGTACCGTATATGAAGTCGGCCCCTCGCAGGCATTCAAAACCATCGCCTCCGTGCCGTTTTCAACAATGGCCCCTGGATCGACAGTGCGGTTGCATAACGAAGATACGACCGGTTTGCACCCGACCGTGTACCACGAGTATCTAGAAATATCTCAGCCAGCCACGGCAGCGCAGCCATTCCGTATGTGTGGTGTTCCAGATGCTATAGGAGATCTACCCATCATCGATGGGGCGAACGCAACAGGGCAGCCGGGTACGAGCAATGACCCAACTGGTTATGGGCTTTTGACGATTCATAACTCCAACTCTTTTGCGTACTGGCCAAAATTCGTCGCTGCGCAATACGTAGTCATAGAGGGCATCCAATTTCGCAACGCAAAGCCCGGCTACAGCTACGGATCAAAGCAAAAGTGGCAGAATTCCGCGGCATGTATTCATATCCGCGAAGTGCAGAACGCTGCTTTTGTGGGAAATGATATTGGAAACTGCGGCAATGGTGTGTTGAGTGACTTCAACAGCAATGGCGGTTGGGGGTCATCCGATCTGAACATACTGTGGGAAGGCAATCACATCCATAACAGCGGAATTAGCGGCTCAAATCTCGATCATCAAATGTATTTGCAGTCGTGGGGAAATATTGTCCAGTTGAACCGCATCGATAACTATACGAAGGGAGCGCTGGGCGCGAACATCAAATCCCGCGGTCTTCAGGATATCTTTCGTTATAACTATCTAGGCGATGGAGCACAACGTGAGATGGATCTCGTCGACGTAAAGGATGCGCCTGCTTACATGTCCTTTGCGGGATTTCTGAGTGGAGGAGCTAACTCTTTCCATGCTTTGTATCGTAATGACAGCTATCCCGCCAACCAGATTGCCGCAGAGCAAGAAGCGTGGAACTCGCATTACGTCTATGGAAACATCTATGAAAACAGTACATCTGCAGCCCCAATCCACTTCTCGATGGACACAAGCGGAGGGGAACTCGCGCGAAAGGGCTCTCTTTACTGGTATAACAATACGTTTTACGAAAAGGGATGCTCTAACTGCTCCGCTAACTTGTGGACCCTGTTCGACACGACTGGAGGAAATAGCACCTACTATCCCCAGGCTGAGTTTCCGACCGTTCAGGCCTATAACAACATTATTTGGATGGACAGTACGACTAACCCAGATTTCGAGTGGAACAACTACTCCGCGTTCATCGGAATGGGTGGCGGAAATACGCTGCCGTCAAACTGGGGAAGCGATTTAATGACCGGAGGTGCAGGCTCTGGCTGGAATAACACTTCAACGACTGACGCATACCAAAATAGTCAGCTTCTGGATCTGCACGTGACCGGCTTCGATACGAGTGACATAGCAACTACTGGTTCTATTCCCTTCGACCAGAACTCGTGGGCTCTCGCTAACCAGATTGCTGTGACCCAGTCAGTGCCATCGGCGGTCTGCGAGATGCCGACGAGATTCGCCTATCTCCCCAATCTTGGCTATGCTGTCCCTCGTTTATCCACTCCGAACGTTGGCGCAACCGATACGGTTGCGGAGACAGCAGCTCTCATCAATCAGACTTCAGGAAGCGGTCAGTACAACACATCAAATTGTCATTGA
- a CDS encoding carboxypeptidase regulatory-like domain-containing protein: protein MPSAIVTLTNVDTNVSQKATADASGVYRFASLAPGNYQVSAAATGFAGSKTALTLSTNETRNVPIVLSVGQISSTVQVTTQQPLLDTADSRNQLTIDKAALDNLPLAARNPLALVTLAPGVTGLGAGTSTNFNPENSVDASANGRGANGNLYVVDGLDVTSSIRPGVVNLTPNADSVAEANVQTNTYTVDFGRASSIQTVITTRSGTDAYHGFASEYYTYQGLAARGEYGVPAGTRVAPYHTNNLSFGVGGPVIPHHKFFFFAGYEPYLSLTSNGASKQTYEDPAFVSFANEVQPNSPEVQLINKYKPTNVIFSNVQQTAEQAFGKQDLAANTGCGTPSTDNIPCSTPVFDQGNFNSSSYNNSKQYNVRLDKYFDKDRVYGLFYRDTISTGGPAIRPAFATTNNYYTFSIQGNETHTFSPNTLNEAFVGYNRIEGFAPSGGNFTVPVVNVTGLGVGFGSGFALGDYIQHSYHWRDVLTHIHGSHSFKFGYEGWHGDDVALFAAAYAQPSFQFNSLIDLINNNPYSEGNLSYDPVTGKPKANNYGYSQTTAGAFAEDTWKVSHSLTVNYGIRYDNFGNAYPSLAGTGLSNFQLGSGSTFQQRVANGVMTAQSHVFAKDMNYVFSPRGGFAYAPGESGKWLVHGGIGLFHDYFTLGNSENGLSANPPGFVRPTFFNNGSTAAPVFGYGTQNSYPFGYQYPAFQGQPLDSKGGIAGSQIGVGGVDGNLKSPFTINYSLAIDRQISPDFVVSLGYVGSHSGNLIAAGGNTGNTSYGNDVNAYAGDLIQHIKCTESSTKNTCSGTQTRLNTSFGNINYAFNSAVGNYNGLIVSARGRFARRGFLTTSYTHGHSLDDWQNYPVGYPTNQFYANSPYDVRDRLSVGISYELPGSQLGNGLERRVLGGWTVSGLSVLQSGTPFTVFTGAAFAAQLINPALPATAGNLAFAPGSGDFNADGNNNDYPSITSYKQSHNRKDYHTGRGVLAACPAGVVPCGNFTLPAIGTEGNEMPNQFRNPGYADVDFTLKKVTPITERINLEIRLDTFNLFNRVNYQGVDTNLQDGNFAQSTGTNPARNMLLGGRLNF, encoded by the coding sequence GTGCCATCCGCGATTGTGACTCTGACCAACGTGGATACCAATGTCAGCCAAAAGGCCACCGCCGATGCTTCGGGCGTGTATCGTTTCGCTAGTCTCGCGCCAGGGAATTATCAGGTTTCTGCCGCCGCTACGGGATTTGCCGGTTCAAAAACGGCACTGACTCTAAGCACAAATGAGACGCGCAACGTTCCTATCGTATTGTCGGTGGGGCAGATCAGTTCAACCGTGCAGGTCACCACGCAGCAACCATTGCTCGATACTGCGGACAGCCGTAACCAACTTACGATTGATAAAGCAGCTCTCGATAATCTGCCGTTGGCAGCTCGCAACCCGCTGGCGCTAGTTACTCTCGCCCCAGGCGTGACCGGACTCGGCGCCGGGACTTCCACTAACTTCAACCCGGAAAACTCAGTTGATGCCAGCGCCAACGGTCGAGGCGCGAACGGTAATCTCTATGTGGTCGACGGTCTGGATGTGACCAGCAGCATCCGTCCCGGCGTCGTGAACCTGACGCCAAACGCAGATTCGGTTGCAGAGGCGAATGTGCAGACCAACACCTATACGGTTGATTTTGGACGAGCTAGTTCTATTCAGACTGTTATTACGACACGCTCCGGAACGGATGCTTACCATGGATTCGCGAGCGAGTACTATACCTACCAAGGTCTTGCTGCGCGCGGAGAATATGGAGTGCCCGCGGGTACGCGTGTAGCGCCCTATCATACGAATAATCTTTCATTTGGCGTTGGCGGCCCTGTTATCCCGCATCACAAATTCTTCTTCTTTGCCGGCTATGAGCCGTATCTATCGCTCACCTCCAATGGGGCTTCTAAACAAACCTATGAAGATCCTGCATTTGTTTCTTTTGCCAATGAAGTACAGCCGAACAGTCCTGAAGTGCAACTCATCAATAAGTACAAGCCGACCAATGTGATTTTCAGTAATGTGCAGCAGACGGCAGAACAGGCATTCGGCAAGCAAGATCTCGCAGCCAATACGGGATGCGGAACGCCTTCGACCGATAACATTCCTTGCAGCACTCCGGTCTTCGATCAAGGCAACTTCAATTCGAGTAGTTACAACAACTCAAAACAATACAACGTCCGTCTCGATAAATATTTCGATAAAGACCGTGTTTATGGCCTGTTTTACCGCGATACGATCAGCACCGGTGGTCCGGCAATTCGTCCTGCCTTCGCGACAACTAACAACTATTACACCTTCTCCATCCAGGGTAACGAGACGCATACTTTCTCGCCCAACACGCTGAATGAGGCATTTGTTGGATACAACCGCATCGAAGGTTTTGCGCCATCGGGCGGTAACTTTACCGTCCCCGTTGTGAATGTGACTGGATTGGGGGTGGGCTTCGGCTCTGGATTTGCGTTAGGTGATTACATTCAACATAGCTACCACTGGCGCGATGTGCTGACTCACATCCATGGCTCGCACTCGTTCAAATTCGGATATGAGGGCTGGCATGGAGACGATGTGGCCTTGTTTGCCGCGGCGTATGCTCAGCCTTCTTTCCAGTTCAACAGCCTCATCGATCTCATCAACAACAATCCATACTCCGAGGGTAACCTCTCCTACGATCCAGTCACTGGCAAGCCCAAGGCCAACAACTATGGTTATTCGCAGACGACTGCGGGCGCATTCGCCGAAGATACCTGGAAGGTATCTCACAGCCTTACCGTCAACTACGGTATTCGCTACGATAACTTTGGCAATGCCTATCCCTCGCTGGCGGGAACAGGGCTGTCGAACTTCCAACTGGGATCAGGCTCAACCTTTCAGCAGCGGGTCGCCAATGGTGTGATGACGGCGCAGAGTCATGTATTTGCAAAGGATATGAACTACGTGTTCAGCCCGCGCGGAGGCTTCGCCTATGCTCCTGGAGAGAGCGGCAAGTGGCTCGTTCACGGCGGTATTGGCTTGTTTCATGATTACTTCACGCTGGGCAACTCCGAGAATGGACTGAGTGCAAATCCGCCGGGATTCGTGAGACCTACGTTCTTCAACAATGGATCCACTGCTGCACCTGTCTTTGGTTACGGCACGCAGAATAGCTATCCATTCGGCTACCAGTATCCGGCGTTCCAAGGGCAGCCGCTCGATTCGAAGGGCGGAATTGCCGGTTCGCAAATAGGCGTCGGCGGCGTAGACGGAAATCTCAAGAGCCCCTTCACGATTAACTATTCGCTTGCGATCGATAGGCAGATCTCACCAGATTTCGTTGTGAGTCTCGGCTATGTTGGATCACACTCGGGAAATTTGATTGCTGCGGGCGGCAACACGGGAAACACTTCATACGGAAATGATGTGAATGCCTATGCCGGCGATCTCATTCAACACATAAAATGCACCGAGAGCAGCACCAAGAATACCTGCAGCGGCACGCAAACCCGTCTCAATACGAGCTTCGGAAATATTAACTATGCCTTCAACTCTGCCGTAGGAAACTACAACGGCCTTATCGTCTCAGCGCGAGGACGTTTTGCTCGGCGTGGTTTTCTCACCACATCCTATACGCATGGTCACTCGCTGGACGACTGGCAGAACTATCCAGTTGGCTACCCTACAAACCAGTTCTATGCAAACTCGCCGTATGATGTGCGCGACCGACTCTCAGTTGGCATCTCTTATGAACTTCCAGGCTCACAGTTGGGCAACGGCCTGGAGAGGCGGGTATTGGGCGGCTGGACGGTGTCCGGTCTCTCCGTCTTACAGTCAGGGACGCCATTCACAGTCTTCACGGGGGCGGCGTTTGCTGCACAGCTCATCAATCCCGCGCTTCCGGCTACCGCAGGCAATCTAGCCTTCGCTCCTGGAAGCGGCGACTTCAACGCCGATGGCAATAACAACGACTATCCCAGCATCACCTCATATAAGCAGAGCCATAATAGGAAGGACTATCACACTGGTCGCGGAGTGCTCGCCGCATGTCCGGCCGGAGTCGTCCCTTGCGGCAACTTCACTCTTCCTGCAATCGGCACGGAGGGCAATGAGATGCCTAACCAATTCCGGAATCCCGGCTATGCTGACGTAGACTTCACGTTGAAAAAAGTGACACCGATCACGGAGCGAATCAATCTTGAGATTCGCCTCGATACGTTCAACCTCTTCAACCGCGTGAACTATCAAGGTGTCGACACTAACCTCCAGGACGGAAACTTCGCCCAGAGCACGGGCACCAATCCTGCAAGAAATATGCTGCTGGGTGGCCGTCTCAACTTCTAA